The region TGGTGCTGCGCCTCGTCCCACGTGCGCGCCAGCTCGGCGTCGAGCTTCGTGCCTTCGGGGTACACGACGACCGTGTCCGGCGGCCACAGGTCCGCGATGGAGATCCGCTCGAATTCCTCGGTCGTGGTGGTGACTTGCCCGTCCACCGGCAGCACGAGCGCCAGCTCCGCCTCGCGCGTCGAGCGCTGCGAGCCCACGTCGAAATGCCGCAGCTCGGCGATCTCGTCGCCGAAGAATTCCAGCCGCACCGGCTCGGCCATGCCGAAGCCGTAGATGTCGAGGATCCCGCCGCGCACGCTGAACTGCGCGACGTCGTCCACCATGTCCACGCGCTCGAAGCCGATAGACTCCAGGTGCTCGATCAGCTGCGTCGGACGATGAACGTCGCCTTTCCGGAGCTCGAGCCTGGCGGCGGACAGCGCGCGCGCGAGCCGGGTGCGCTCCATGACCGCGCGCGCCGTGGTGAGCAGCACGCGAATCCCGCCGCGCGCCATGCGCTCCAGCGTCTCGACCCGCTCACCCGCGACTTCGGCGTGCGGCTCCGCTTCGCCGAACGCCTCGCGCGGGGGATAGAACGCGACCGATTCACCGTCGGCGACCGCGCCCATGTCGGCGAGCCACCGCTCCGCCTCCGGCACGGCTTCGCAGACAACGACAAATAATCGCCGCTCCAGCCGGCGCGACAGCGCGCTGACCAGGACGGCGTCGCTCGAGCCATGCAGGCCGGCGACACGGGCGGAAAGGCCCGGGGGTGGGACGCGGTCGAGGAGTTCCGTGAAGGACGGAAGCCCTTCGACCGCCGACAACAACAGCGGCAATGGCATTGGGGCACCGCAAGGTAACTATGCTCCTGGGTGTTCGACTGCCGGAATCCAAGTTGGGAGTGGGGCAGTTTGGAGGGGAAAGTCAGGCAGTCGTAGCGGACTTCCGCAGAACCGTCGCTCGCAGCCCGCAGAGCATCCGGCGAATCTCAACCGTTTCCCGGGCCAGGCGCTCCCACTCCCGCAGCTTCATTACTCCGTAGTCCTTGGCGAGATCGAGCTGACCTTCGAGCTCTTTGGACGACTTGATACTGCTGTCCAGGAACTTGGCGAAGTCCTTTGGCGTACGCGTCCCGCAACCTTCGATGATGTTGAAGAGGATCGACTCTGCCGCGCGCGTCGTTTGCGAGTGCAGAGGTGCATAACCTCTTCGCGGAAAAGCCCCGGTCGCGCGCCGAACCGCGATGCAGTGCGCATGTGCCCTCGCCCACACGTCCAGCTTCCGGTGATCCTGCATCTCGCAAGTAGCCGCGAATCAGCAGAACAAACACCATCCAGCTACGACTCGTCCAATCGAATCTCTGCAGTGTTTCTCCTCACTGCCCCACTCCAAACT is a window of Gemmatimonadaceae bacterium DNA encoding:
- a CDS encoding four helix bundle protein, whose protein sequence is MQDHRKLDVWARAHAHCIAVRRATGAFPRRGYAPLHSQTTRAAESILFNIIEGCGTRTPKDFAKFLDSSIKSSKELEGQLDLAKDYGVMKLREWERLARETVEIRRMLCGLRATVLRKSATTA